In Desulfuromonas sp. KJ2020, a single window of DNA contains:
- a CDS encoding ABC transporter substrate-binding protein codes for MKPFSSPLSPMKRCLVAVLLLAVLSDHSSAAEETPDILLGMTTALTGPTSELGTAMRDGVVAGLERINRAGGINGRQLKLFVLDDGYEPYRAAANMRTLLEEKQVLAIIGNVGTPTAIASVPIAVEQKTLFFAPFTGAGLLRRHPPERYVVNYRASYEQEIEAMVEALIEQGGLAPTDIAFFTQRDGYGDAGYVSGYRALKRRGLKNDRQILHVRYERNTLAVENALADILYYRHPPKAVIMVGAYAPCAKFIQLAKESGLKALFLNVSFVGSKPLQRKLGPYADNVIITQVVPPLTGSRPPVADEFIADLEKIRSKTDPNDVSLEGYMAARILGKALQKAPSSLTREAVIDSLESLGSFNLGPGIPLKLSRQRHQASDGVWPTRLTAQDVLPFSWTEIGPLLREVTSP; via the coding sequence ATGAAACCATTTTCGTCCCCCTTGTCTCCCATGAAACGATGCCTGGTGGCGGTCCTGCTGCTGGCCGTTTTATCAGATCACAGTAGCGCGGCAGAAGAAACGCCCGACATTCTCCTCGGCATGACCACCGCCCTCACCGGACCGACATCGGAGCTCGGAACCGCCATGCGGGACGGCGTTGTGGCCGGCCTCGAACGGATCAACCGGGCTGGCGGCATCAATGGACGCCAGCTCAAACTGTTCGTCCTCGACGACGGCTACGAACCTTACCGCGCGGCCGCCAACATGCGAACCCTGCTTGAAGAGAAGCAGGTTCTCGCCATCATCGGCAATGTCGGGACACCGACGGCCATCGCCTCCGTACCAATTGCCGTAGAACAAAAAACCCTTTTCTTTGCTCCCTTCACCGGAGCCGGGCTGTTGCGTCGTCATCCCCCTGAACGCTATGTCGTAAACTATCGCGCCAGTTACGAGCAGGAAATCGAAGCCATGGTCGAGGCACTCATCGAACAGGGGGGACTCGCGCCGACGGACATTGCTTTTTTCACGCAGCGCGACGGCTACGGGGACGCCGGATACGTCAGTGGCTACCGCGCCCTTAAACGACGAGGCTTGAAAAACGACCGGCAAATCCTGCATGTGCGTTATGAGCGCAACACGCTGGCCGTAGAAAACGCTCTGGCCGATATCCTGTACTACCGGCATCCCCCCAAGGCCGTCATCATGGTCGGCGCCTACGCCCCCTGCGCCAAGTTTATCCAGCTGGCCAAAGAATCGGGCCTCAAGGCCCTGTTCCTCAACGTCTCCTTTGTCGGAAGCAAGCCTTTGCAGCGTAAGCTCGGCCCCTATGCCGACAATGTCATCATCACCCAGGTCGTCCCCCCGCTTACGGGAAGCCGCCCCCCGGTCGCCGACGAATTTATCGCCGACCTGGAAAAAATTCGGTCCAAAACCGATCCCAACGATGTCAGTCTCGAAGGATATATGGCCGCACGGATTCTGGGAAAAGCCCTCCAAAAGGCGCCTTCGTCCCTGACCCGGGAGGCGGTGATCGACAGCCTGGAATCCCTGGGATCCTTCAACCTCGGTCCGGGCATCCCCTTAAAGCTCTCGCGCCAGCGACACCAGGCCAGTGACGGTGTCTGGCCAACCCGCCTGACGGCGCAGGATGTTCTTCCCTTTTCCTGGACGGAAATCGGCCCCCTGCTGAGAGAAGTGACCTCGCCATGA
- a CDS encoding bifunctional diguanylate cyclase/phosphodiesterase — protein MIITRCFQRISLMIWVLIAIALLVPVMGIVHLTTILGDTQVQREHLLQVQQGEVYLLKELRSKTHAAKEELNSKLYHTRAPVTDDGQVASYLQLLADIPQRTPHLGQEAIWAQIEGASAPLSELAREASTWRERYIRVENDLIQDISMNSLQDFQQRLAAAIESAEGRWRLKEARQIRRWRESSGAEAERIARNILEKRGELWFPLLNELSVELNFLSTLVARLASEKSIDHLHDLKDNQIKPSMDRLEHNILILEEEGIFPAGDTLALFHDYKNAIFGRGHRIDHDYQTIEATGGFFRLCQDHLQLQAQRLALDDAIARHFDQIEAIYPQLAHKTKERVGRLTESMEAGISQALWRMGRNGALAMTAFLILGTLIRLRIRQQVRRLEKVTRHHNLILNSAGEGIMGLSPDGNTTFINQAGADLLGFEQSELVGQNYLKVVCPSDEKDTPPESPCLIRQVWETGAPARQDSALFYHKEGRAIPVEYICTPILNEEQKAEGAVIAFSDIRERQEAERALLKKKQLLDHLAHHDPLTDLPNRRLFQDRLLHALDRARRTGKEVALLFMDLDRFKKVNDTLGHEMGDKLLAETSGRLRQIVRHSDTLARLGGDEFVLLLEDSENPNHDAVVARKILEQLAPPFNIGSHQLYVTASIGISRFPADAVDVKGLTSCADAAMYHAKARGKNTFQFYTPELNSRAAEFLEMETRLRQALAQDLFTLHYQPQFEITTGDIVGVEALIRWHDPVLGHIPPDRFIPLAEECGLIVPLGNWVLRQACEQNVAWQRQGLPCRTVAVNISGIQFSQSDFVDIVDGVLASTGLDPQWLELEITESAIMEDFGAAMMTLIDLKVRGVQLAIDDFGTGYSSLSYLKQFPVDKLKIDRSFIGDVLHDENASAITLAIMALGRAMHMTIVAEGIEKEDQVRFLAENHCAIGQGFFYARPMPAAACAEFFRKAQSRAWPAALVATAH, from the coding sequence ATGATCATCACCCGCTGCTTTCAACGTATCTCCCTCATGATCTGGGTTCTTATTGCCATCGCCCTGCTCGTCCCAGTCATGGGCATCGTCCACCTGACGACCATTCTAGGGGACACGCAGGTACAGCGGGAGCATCTCCTTCAGGTTCAGCAGGGAGAAGTGTACCTCCTCAAAGAACTTCGCAGCAAGACGCATGCGGCCAAAGAAGAACTCAACAGCAAACTCTACCATACCCGAGCCCCCGTTACCGATGACGGGCAGGTAGCCAGCTACCTGCAACTTCTCGCAGATATCCCCCAAAGAACGCCTCACCTGGGCCAGGAAGCAATCTGGGCTCAGATCGAAGGTGCCTCCGCCCCCCTGTCTGAGCTCGCCAGGGAGGCTTCCACCTGGCGAGAGCGCTATATCCGGGTCGAAAATGACCTGATACAGGATATTTCCATGAACAGCCTGCAGGACTTCCAGCAGCGACTGGCGGCCGCTATCGAGTCGGCCGAAGGGCGCTGGCGCCTGAAGGAAGCCCGCCAGATCCGGCGCTGGCGCGAAAGCTCCGGCGCTGAAGCAGAGCGGATAGCCCGCAACATCCTGGAAAAACGGGGAGAGCTATGGTTTCCTCTGCTGAACGAACTTTCCGTCGAGCTCAACTTCCTGTCAACGCTGGTCGCCAGACTGGCCAGCGAAAAAAGCATCGACCACCTGCATGACCTCAAAGACAATCAGATCAAGCCCAGCATGGATCGCCTGGAACACAACATCCTTATCCTGGAAGAGGAAGGGATTTTCCCGGCCGGCGACACCCTCGCCCTTTTTCACGATTACAAAAACGCCATTTTCGGTCGAGGCCACCGCATCGACCACGATTATCAGACCATCGAAGCCACCGGCGGCTTTTTTCGCCTATGTCAGGATCACCTGCAGCTTCAGGCCCAGCGTCTGGCCCTGGATGACGCCATCGCCAGACACTTCGACCAAATCGAGGCCATTTATCCTCAGCTGGCCCACAAAACCAAAGAAAGGGTCGGCCGCCTGACGGAATCGATGGAAGCCGGCATCAGCCAGGCGCTCTGGCGCATGGGACGCAACGGCGCTCTGGCCATGACCGCCTTCCTGATTCTGGGCACGCTCATCCGTCTGCGCATTCGCCAGCAGGTCCGTCGACTGGAAAAAGTGACCAGGCACCACAATCTCATCCTGAACTCGGCAGGGGAAGGGATCATGGGACTTTCGCCGGATGGCAACACGACTTTTATCAACCAGGCCGGCGCCGACCTGCTCGGTTTCGAGCAGAGCGAACTGGTAGGACAAAACTATCTCAAGGTGGTCTGCCCTTCAGACGAAAAGGACACTCCACCGGAGTCCCCCTGCCTCATTCGCCAGGTCTGGGAGACGGGCGCACCGGCCCGGCAGGACAGTGCCTTGTTCTACCATAAAGAGGGCCGCGCCATCCCGGTGGAATACATCTGCACCCCTATTCTGAACGAGGAGCAGAAGGCAGAAGGGGCGGTCATCGCTTTTTCAGATATCCGGGAACGCCAGGAGGCCGAACGCGCCCTGCTGAAAAAAAAGCAACTCCTGGACCATCTGGCCCACCATGACCCTCTGACCGACCTGCCCAATCGTCGCCTCTTTCAGGACAGGCTCCTACACGCTCTCGACCGGGCTCGCCGCACAGGCAAGGAGGTCGCTCTGCTCTTTATGGACCTGGATCGGTTCAAAAAGGTCAATGATACCCTGGGACACGAAATGGGCGACAAGCTGCTGGCGGAAACCTCCGGTCGCCTGCGTCAGATCGTACGTCATTCGGATACCCTGGCCCGCCTGGGCGGCGATGAATTCGTGCTGCTGCTGGAAGATTCAGAAAACCCCAATCATGATGCCGTGGTCGCCCGCAAAATCCTCGAACAGCTGGCCCCTCCCTTCAACATCGGCTCCCATCAGCTGTATGTCACGGCCAGCATCGGCATCAGCCGCTTCCCCGCCGATGCCGTCGACGTCAAAGGGCTGACCAGTTGCGCCGATGCGGCGATGTACCACGCCAAGGCCAGGGGCAAAAACACTTTTCAGTTCTACACTCCCGAGTTGAACAGTCGCGCCGCGGAATTTCTCGAAATGGAAACCCGTCTGCGACAGGCGCTGGCCCAGGATCTCTTCACCCTCCATTATCAACCGCAGTTCGAAATTACCACCGGGGACATCGTGGGGGTCGAAGCACTCATCCGTTGGCACGATCCCGTTCTGGGCCATATCCCCCCTGACCGGTTTATTCCGCTGGCTGAGGAGTGCGGTTTGATTGTACCCCTGGGCAACTGGGTATTGCGCCAGGCCTGCGAACAGAATGTGGCCTGGCAAAGACAAGGGCTGCCCTGCCGGACCGTGGCCGTCAACATTTCAGGCATACAGTTCAGCCAGAGTGATTTTGTCGATATTGTGGACGGAGTCCTCGCTTCCACCGGCCTGGATCCGCAGTGGCTTGAACTGGAGATCACGGAAAGTGCCATCATGGAGGATTTCGGTGCCGCTATGATGACCCTCATCGACCTCAAGGTTCGGGGAGTCCAACTGGCCATCGACGATTTCGGCACCGGCTATTCGTCGCTGAGCTACCTAAAACAGTTTCCGGTGGACAAACTGAAAATCGACCGATCCTTTATCGGCGATGTGCTGCACGACGAAAACGCCTCGGCCATCACGCTGGCCATCATGGCTCTGGGCCGCGCCATGCATATGACCATCGTCGCTGAGGGCATCGAGAAGGAAGATCAGGTGAGGTTTCTGGCCGAGAACCACTGCGCCATCGGTCAGGGCTTCTTTTATGCCCGCCCGATGCCGGCGGCGGCGTGCGCAGAGTTTTTTCGAAAAGCGCAAAGCCGCGCTTGGCCCGCCGCCCTTGTGGCGACAGCACATTAA
- the cysZ gene encoding sulfate transporter CysZ, producing MIDVLKDNPMSRFAIGFFYPFKSLGFIRKNPRLLKYVVIPFLINLVVFSGAVFLGLDFFGDIVARYVPRGEAWYWAFLTFFAWLLASIVTALLVFFCFTVVGNLIASPFNDLLSERTEEILTGIGSSEAFSWKTFGGDAWRAIVVEGKKMSFFVVGMLVLLLLNLVPLMGQLLYSIAAALFTLFFLAVEYLGYVLSRKRLSFAQQRRYIFGQTFLHLGFAVGVLCLLAIPLMQLLCIPLAVVGATRLYCEKGNLSADG from the coding sequence ATGATCGATGTTTTAAAAGATAATCCCATGTCCCGTTTTGCGATCGGTTTTTTTTATCCTTTTAAAAGTCTCGGTTTTATACGGAAAAACCCGCGACTGCTCAAATATGTGGTGATCCCTTTTCTCATCAACCTGGTGGTATTTTCCGGCGCCGTGTTTTTAGGCCTGGATTTCTTCGGGGACATCGTCGCCCGGTATGTTCCTCGCGGGGAGGCCTGGTATTGGGCTTTTTTGACATTTTTCGCCTGGCTGCTGGCGTCCATTGTGACGGCGCTGCTGGTTTTTTTCTGCTTTACCGTGGTGGGGAATCTGATCGCCTCTCCCTTTAATGATCTGCTGTCCGAACGCACGGAAGAGATCCTGACCGGCATCGGCTCAAGCGAAGCTTTTTCCTGGAAGACCTTTGGCGGCGATGCCTGGCGCGCTATTGTCGTGGAAGGGAAGAAAATGAGTTTTTTTGTCGTCGGCATGCTGGTCCTGCTACTGCTTAACCTGGTTCCTTTGATGGGACAGTTGCTTTATTCCATTGCCGCCGCCCTCTTTACCCTCTTTTTTCTTGCGGTTGAATATCTCGGCTATGTCTTAAGCCGAAAACGTTTATCTTTTGCCCAGCAGCGCCGCTATATTTTCGGACAGACTTTCCTGCACCTCGGCTTCGCCGTGGGTGTACTGTGCCTGCTGGCTATCCCCCTTATGCAGTTGCTCTGCATTCCCCTTGCCGTTGTGGGGGCAACACGTCTGTATTGTGAAAAAGGAAATCTGTCTGCCGACGGATAA
- a CDS encoding class 1 fructose-bisphosphatase, which yields MGEAGQTKFQMDLRRYLREQEEDRNLTRLICEIADASKYIVNSIRTGDLGVAGTSNLYGEDQLALDVLSDRILRKRLLHSGVVANIVSEETSDIISISTNFDGRYSVAYDPLDGSSLVDVNLAVGTIVSIYEGGELLQPGRNQVAALYILYGPRTTLVYSTGRGVHEFAMNQLMEYTLVRENVRMQPKGSIYSPGGQRNLYTPGTESFVRYMEENGAKLRYSGGFVPDINQILMKGKGVFMYPHLQGSPDGKLRLLYELNPMSYLIEQAGGAASTGRERILDLQPRQIDDRAPVFIGCKEDVAKAEELIRAQG from the coding sequence ATGGGCGAGGCTGGCCAGACCAAGTTTCAGATGGATCTTCGTCGTTATCTGCGCGAGCAGGAAGAGGACCGGAATCTCACGAGACTCATTTGCGAGATCGCCGATGCGTCCAAGTATATCGTCAACTCCATCCGGACCGGCGATCTGGGCGTGGCGGGAACCTCCAATCTGTATGGCGAAGATCAACTGGCCCTGGATGTCCTTTCCGACCGCATCCTGCGTAAACGCCTGCTTCATTCCGGGGTCGTGGCCAATATCGTCTCGGAAGAGACCAGCGATATTATTTCCATCTCCACGAACTTCGATGGGCGCTATTCCGTGGCCTACGACCCTCTGGACGGGTCTTCTCTGGTCGACGTGAATCTGGCCGTAGGAACGATTGTCTCGATTTATGAGGGAGGCGAACTGCTGCAGCCGGGCAGAAATCAGGTGGCTGCGCTCTATATCCTGTACGGTCCCCGCACGACTCTCGTCTACAGCACGGGCCGAGGCGTGCATGAATTCGCCATGAACCAGCTGATGGAGTACACCCTGGTGCGGGAAAATGTCCGTATGCAGCCCAAAGGCAGCATCTATTCCCCCGGGGGGCAGCGCAATCTGTATACTCCCGGCACCGAAAGCTTCGTGCGTTATATGGAGGAAAATGGCGCCAAGCTGCGTTACAGCGGGGGGTTCGTCCCCGATATCAACCAGATTCTCATGAAGGGGAAGGGGGTGTTCATGTACCCTCATCTGCAGGGAAGTCCTGACGGTAAGCTTCGCCTTTTGTACGAACTCAATCCCATGTCGTACCTGATCGAGCAGGCAGGAGGGGCCGCCTCTACCGGACGGGAGCGGATTCTGGATCTGCAGCCACGCCAGATAGATGATCGGGCGCCAGTCTTTATCGGCTGCAAGGAGGATGTGGCCAAGGCCGAAGAGCTGATTCGCGCCCAAGGGTGA
- a CDS encoding inositol monophosphatase family protein, with protein sequence MKDIAIEAALSAGKVLMQRFGTALTVEHKGDVDLVTEVDRASEDVIVSILRGTFPRHDILAEEGQYVDSGSRYRWIVDPLDGTTNYAHGFPWFAVSIALEVENEVTLGVVYNPFSRELFWAEKGKGAFLNDVQISVSRTGRLGDSLLATGFPYDRKKSAVNNYDHFVHFQQAAQACRRPGSASLDLAYVGAGRLDGYWEMKLKPWDVAAGQLIVSEAGGRISDFDGDLFDIYGVECLASNGRIHQEMIEVLKAGKRPE encoded by the coding sequence ATGAAAGACATAGCCATCGAGGCTGCCCTGTCCGCAGGCAAAGTGCTTATGCAGCGATTTGGCACCGCTTTGACCGTGGAGCACAAGGGGGACGTGGATCTCGTTACGGAAGTGGATCGGGCTTCAGAAGACGTGATTGTCTCTATTCTGCGGGGAACCTTTCCGCGGCACGATATTCTGGCCGAAGAGGGGCAGTATGTCGACAGCGGCAGCCGCTACCGCTGGATCGTCGATCCGCTGGATGGAACCACCAATTACGCCCACGGATTTCCCTGGTTTGCCGTTTCCATTGCTCTGGAGGTGGAAAATGAAGTGACCCTGGGGGTAGTCTATAATCCCTTCAGCCGGGAACTTTTTTGGGCCGAAAAGGGGAAGGGGGCTTTTCTCAACGACGTGCAGATCAGCGTCTCGCGGACAGGCAGGCTGGGCGATTCTCTGCTTGCGACAGGGTTTCCCTACGACCGCAAAAAAAGCGCTGTCAATAATTATGACCATTTCGTCCATTTCCAGCAGGCGGCGCAGGCCTGTCGCCGGCCGGGAAGCGCCAGTCTCGACCTGGCGTACGTCGGTGCCGGTCGCCTGGACGGCTACTGGGAAATGAAGCTCAAACCCTGGGATGTCGCGGCTGGACAGTTGATTGTCAGCGAGGCTGGTGGCAGGATCAGCGATTTCGATGGAGATCTGTTCGATATTTATGGGGTTGAGTGTCTGGCCAGTAACGGACGCATCCATCAAGAAATGATCGAGGTGCTCAAGGCCGGCAAGAGGCCGGAGTAA